One window of Paralichthys olivaceus isolate ysfri-2021 chromosome 20, ASM2471397v2, whole genome shotgun sequence genomic DNA carries:
- the LOC109640390 gene encoding sodium/hydrogen exchanger 3-like isoform X5 has product MRRCGYVRLLLLGSVLLAWPVSGAKDESVLTHGEPPLRPSEPKTNSNGTDHGHGSVTTVPIVTFKWHHVEAPYLIALWILVAGLAKLVIEANHHVTSVIPESALLICFGFILGGMIWGADKVQTFKLTPTVFFLYLLPQVILDAGYAMPNKLFFSNLGAILIYAIIGTCWNAASVGLSLWGCHKGGAMGDLDIGLLQYLLFGSLIAAVDPVAVIAVFEQVHVNEVLFIMVFGESLLNDGVTVVLFNVFDAFVSLGGSQIDAVEIIKGIVSFFVVAFGGSLMGFVFGLLISLLTRWTKNIQIIEPGFVFILGYLSYLTAEMLSLSAILSIVFCGICCQKYINANMDERSVETVRYTMKVLANGSETIIFVFLGISAIDKEIWVWNTGFILLTLLFIFVYRIIGVFFLTWILNKFRLVPVGFIDQVIMSYGGLRGAVAYGLAVMLDESKIKEKNLMISTTLIVVYFTVILQGITMKPLVTWLKVKRAKVSELTLIEKVQNKVFDHLLIAIEDISGQIGHNYMRDKWKHFEDKWMTGLLMKPSARKNRDHVFSVFHQLNLKDAMSYVAEGERRGSLEFVRNERASVDFKKKFGDEFSEVMPDIMADMTEDHSSVSDVRDPVPSVSLDMHEQTMKGMRETEGINSHHLLQQHLYKGRKQHRHRYSRSHFNVNEDENEVQEIFQRTMRSRLESFKSAKMGVAPPKKITKHKQKEQQQKMSNGKTPDKGKSYQSGDEDFEFSSEGDRASGYNASGDSFPMRVTYRAGAGIENPAFMPDIDSMSTVQIPPWLAEAEHDSSTVAPSQRAQVRLPWTPSNLRRLAPLRTSSRSTDSFMLADTPVRQQMDNLPPPPPPPYEEDDVQM; this is encoded by the exons ATGCGACGCTGTGGATATGTGCGTCTGCTGCTGTTGGGGTCGGTGCTGCTGGCGTGGCCCGTCTCAGGCGCGAAGGACGAATCTGTGCTGACACATGGAGAACCTCCCCTCAGGCCTTCGGAGCCCAAAACGAACTCGAATGGGACCGACCATGGTCACGGCTCCGTCACCACAGTGCCCATCGTGACCTTTAAGTGGCACCATGTGGAGGCCCCCTATCTGATTGCGTTGTGGATATTGGTGGCTGGTTTGGCTAAGTTGG TCATCGAGGCCAACCACCATGTGACCAGCGTGATCCCAGAGAGCGCCCTGCTCATCTGCTTCGGCTTCATCCTGGGTGGGATGATTTGGGGCGCCGACAAGGTGCAGACGTTCAAGCTCACCCCAACGGTCTTCTTCTTATACCTGCTGCCTCAAGTCATCCTGGACGCGGGCTACGCCATGCCCAACAAGCTCTTCTTCAGCAACCTGGGGGCCATCCTGATCTACGCCATCATCGGGACCTGCTGGAACGCCGCCAGCGTGGGGCTGTCGCTGTGGGGGTGTCACAAGGGAGGAGCCATGG gtgatCTTGACATCGGCCTGTTGCAGTATCTTCTTTTCGGCAGTCTGATCGCCGCCGTGGACCCCGTGGCCGTCATTGCCGTGTTTGAGCAAGTCCACGTCAATGAGGTCCTCTTCATCATGGTGTTTGGAGAGTCGCTCCTCAACGACGGCGTGACAGTG GTGCTCTTCAATGTATTTGATGCATTTGTGTCACTGGGAGGATCCCAGATCGATGCTGTGGAGATCATTAAAGGGATAG TTTCCTTCTTTGTGGTGGCGTTTGGAGGTTCCCTCATGGGCTTTGTGTTCGGCCTGCTGATCTCTCTTCTGACCAGATGGACTAAAAACATCCAGATCATCGAGCCGGGCTTCGTCTTTATCCTGGGATACCTCTCCTACCTGACCGCTGAGATGCTCTCCTTGTCTGCCATCCTCTC GATCGTCTTCTGTGGTATTTGCTGCCAGAAGTACATCAATGCAAACATGGACGAGAGGTCCGTCGAAACGGTCAGATATACCATGAAGGTTCTGGCCAACGGATCAGAAACCATCATCTTCGTCTTCCTCGGCATCTCGGCCATCGACAAGGAAATCTGGGTGTGGAACACCGGCTTCATCCTCCTCACGctcctcttcatctttgtgTACAGAATAATTG GTGTCTTTTTCCTCACCTGGATCCTGAACAAGTTCAGGCTGGTCCCCGTAGGGTTCATCGATCAGGTGATTATGAGCTACGGTGGCCTGCGAGGGGCTGTGGCGTACGGCCTGGCTGTGATGCTGGACGAGAGCAAGATAAAGGAGAAGAATCTGATGATAAGCACCACTCTCATTGTTGTCTACTTCACTGTCATTCTTCAG GGAATCACCATGAAACCTCTGGTCACATGGCTGAAAGTAAAGAGAGCTAAAGTATCTGAgctcacactcatagaaaaagtgcagaACAAG GTGTTTGATCACTTGCTCATTGCCATAGAAGACATCTCTGGACAAATTGGACACAACTACATGAGGGACAA gtggAAACATTTTGAGGACAAGTGGATGACGGGGCTGCTGATGAAGCCATCGGCGAGGAAGAACCGCGACCACGTGTTCAGCGTCTTCCATCAGCTGAACCTCAAGGACGCCATGAGCTATGTGGCCGAG GGTGAGCGCAGAGGCTCTCTGGAGTTTGTCCGCAATGAAAGAGCATCCGTGGACTTCAAGAAAAAGTTTGGTGACGAGTTCTCAGAGGTGATGCCTGACATCATGGCCGACATGACGGAAGATCACAGCAGTGTGTCTGACGTGAG AGACCCTGTGCCATCAGTGAGCCTGGATATGCACGAGCAGACTATGAAGGGAATGAGAGAAACTGAGGGCATCAACTCTCATCACCTGCTGCAACAGCATCTGTACAAAGGCAGGAAACAG cacagacacaggtACAGCCGGAGCCATTTTAACGTCAATGAGGATGAAAACGAGGTGCAGGAAATCTTCCAGAGGACAATGAGGAGTCGTCTGGAGTCCTTCAAGTCTGCAAAGATGGGCGTCGCTCCACCAAAGAAGATAACTaagcacaaacagaaagaacagCAGCAAAAG ATGTCGAATGGAAAAACACCGGACAAAGGTAAAAGCTACCAGTCAGGAGATGAAg attttgagtTCTCCTCAGAGGGAGACAGGGCCTCTGGCTACAACGCATCTGGAGATTCATTCCCCATGAGGGTCACCTACAGAGCAGGAG CTGGAATCGAGAACCCGGCCTTCATGCCGGACATAGACTCCATGTCCACGGTGCAGATCCCCCCGTGGCTGGCGGAGGCCGAGCACGACAGCAGCACGGTGGCCCCTTCGCAGAGAGCCCAGGTGAGGCTGCCGTGGACCCCCAGCAACCTGCGGCGCCTGGCTCCTCTTCGCACCAGCAGCCGCTCCACTGACTCCTTCATGCTTGCCGACACTCCTGTCAGACAGCAGATGGACAACCTGccgccacctccacctcctccttatGAAGAAGACGATGTCCAAATGTAG
- the LOC109640390 gene encoding sodium/hydrogen exchanger 3-like isoform X4, with protein MRRCGYVRLLLLGSVLLAWPVSGAKDESVLTHGEPPLRPSEPKTNSNGTDHGHGSVTTVPIVTFKWHHVEAPYLIALWILVAGLAKLVIEANHHVTSVIPESALLICFGFILGGMIWGADKVQTFKLTPTVFFLYLLPQVILDAGYAMPNKLFFSNLGAILIYAIIGTCWNAASVGLSLWGCHKGGAMGDLDIGLLQYLLFGSLIAAVDPVAVIAVFEQVHVNEVLFIMVFGESLLNDGVTVVLFNVFDAFVSLGGSQIDAVEIIKGIVSFFVVAFGGSLMGFVFGLLISLLTRWTKNIQIIEPGFVFILGYLSYLTAEMLSLSAILSIVFCGICCQKYINANMDERSVETVRYTMKVLANGSETIIFVFLGISAIDKEIWVWNTGFILLTLLFIFVYRIIGVFFLTWILNKFRLVPVGFIDQVIMSYGGLRGAVAYGLAVMLDESKIKEKNLMISTTLIVVYFTVILQGITMKPLVTWLKVKRAKVSELTLIEKVQNKVFDHLLIAIEDISGQIGHNYMRDKWKHFEDKWMTGLLMKPSARKNRDHVFSVFHQLNLKDAMSYVAEGERRGSLEFVRNERASVDFKKKFGDEFSEVMPDIMADMTEDHSSVSDVRRDPVPSVSLDMHEQTMKGMRETEGINSHHLLQQHLYKGRKQHRHRYSRSHFNVNEDENEVQEIFQRTMRSRLESFKSAKMGVAPPKKITKHKQKEQQQKMSNGKTPDKGKSYQSGDEDFEFSSEGDRASGYNASGDSFPMRVTYRAGAGIENPAFMPDIDSMSTVQIPPWLAEAEHDSSTVAPSQRAQVRLPWTPSNLRRLAPLRTSSRSTDSFMLADTPVRQQMDNLPPPPPPPYEEDDVQM; from the exons ATGCGACGCTGTGGATATGTGCGTCTGCTGCTGTTGGGGTCGGTGCTGCTGGCGTGGCCCGTCTCAGGCGCGAAGGACGAATCTGTGCTGACACATGGAGAACCTCCCCTCAGGCCTTCGGAGCCCAAAACGAACTCGAATGGGACCGACCATGGTCACGGCTCCGTCACCACAGTGCCCATCGTGACCTTTAAGTGGCACCATGTGGAGGCCCCCTATCTGATTGCGTTGTGGATATTGGTGGCTGGTTTGGCTAAGTTGG TCATCGAGGCCAACCACCATGTGACCAGCGTGATCCCAGAGAGCGCCCTGCTCATCTGCTTCGGCTTCATCCTGGGTGGGATGATTTGGGGCGCCGACAAGGTGCAGACGTTCAAGCTCACCCCAACGGTCTTCTTCTTATACCTGCTGCCTCAAGTCATCCTGGACGCGGGCTACGCCATGCCCAACAAGCTCTTCTTCAGCAACCTGGGGGCCATCCTGATCTACGCCATCATCGGGACCTGCTGGAACGCCGCCAGCGTGGGGCTGTCGCTGTGGGGGTGTCACAAGGGAGGAGCCATGG gtgatCTTGACATCGGCCTGTTGCAGTATCTTCTTTTCGGCAGTCTGATCGCCGCCGTGGACCCCGTGGCCGTCATTGCCGTGTTTGAGCAAGTCCACGTCAATGAGGTCCTCTTCATCATGGTGTTTGGAGAGTCGCTCCTCAACGACGGCGTGACAGTG GTGCTCTTCAATGTATTTGATGCATTTGTGTCACTGGGAGGATCCCAGATCGATGCTGTGGAGATCATTAAAGGGATAG TTTCCTTCTTTGTGGTGGCGTTTGGAGGTTCCCTCATGGGCTTTGTGTTCGGCCTGCTGATCTCTCTTCTGACCAGATGGACTAAAAACATCCAGATCATCGAGCCGGGCTTCGTCTTTATCCTGGGATACCTCTCCTACCTGACCGCTGAGATGCTCTCCTTGTCTGCCATCCTCTC GATCGTCTTCTGTGGTATTTGCTGCCAGAAGTACATCAATGCAAACATGGACGAGAGGTCCGTCGAAACGGTCAGATATACCATGAAGGTTCTGGCCAACGGATCAGAAACCATCATCTTCGTCTTCCTCGGCATCTCGGCCATCGACAAGGAAATCTGGGTGTGGAACACCGGCTTCATCCTCCTCACGctcctcttcatctttgtgTACAGAATAATTG GTGTCTTTTTCCTCACCTGGATCCTGAACAAGTTCAGGCTGGTCCCCGTAGGGTTCATCGATCAGGTGATTATGAGCTACGGTGGCCTGCGAGGGGCTGTGGCGTACGGCCTGGCTGTGATGCTGGACGAGAGCAAGATAAAGGAGAAGAATCTGATGATAAGCACCACTCTCATTGTTGTCTACTTCACTGTCATTCTTCAG GGAATCACCATGAAACCTCTGGTCACATGGCTGAAAGTAAAGAGAGCTAAAGTATCTGAgctcacactcatagaaaaagtgcagaACAAG GTGTTTGATCACTTGCTCATTGCCATAGAAGACATCTCTGGACAAATTGGACACAACTACATGAGGGACAA gtggAAACATTTTGAGGACAAGTGGATGACGGGGCTGCTGATGAAGCCATCGGCGAGGAAGAACCGCGACCACGTGTTCAGCGTCTTCCATCAGCTGAACCTCAAGGACGCCATGAGCTATGTGGCCGAG GGTGAGCGCAGAGGCTCTCTGGAGTTTGTCCGCAATGAAAGAGCATCCGTGGACTTCAAGAAAAAGTTTGGTGACGAGTTCTCAGAGGTGATGCCTGACATCATGGCCGACATGACGGAAGATCACAGCAGTGTGTCTGACGTGAG AAGAGACCCTGTGCCATCAGTGAGCCTGGATATGCACGAGCAGACTATGAAGGGAATGAGAGAAACTGAGGGCATCAACTCTCATCACCTGCTGCAACAGCATCTGTACAAAGGCAGGAAACAG cacagacacaggtACAGCCGGAGCCATTTTAACGTCAATGAGGATGAAAACGAGGTGCAGGAAATCTTCCAGAGGACAATGAGGAGTCGTCTGGAGTCCTTCAAGTCTGCAAAGATGGGCGTCGCTCCACCAAAGAAGATAACTaagcacaaacagaaagaacagCAGCAAAAG ATGTCGAATGGAAAAACACCGGACAAAGGTAAAAGCTACCAGTCAGGAGATGAAg attttgagtTCTCCTCAGAGGGAGACAGGGCCTCTGGCTACAACGCATCTGGAGATTCATTCCCCATGAGGGTCACCTACAGAGCAGGAG CTGGAATCGAGAACCCGGCCTTCATGCCGGACATAGACTCCATGTCCACGGTGCAGATCCCCCCGTGGCTGGCGGAGGCCGAGCACGACAGCAGCACGGTGGCCCCTTCGCAGAGAGCCCAGGTGAGGCTGCCGTGGACCCCCAGCAACCTGCGGCGCCTGGCTCCTCTTCGCACCAGCAGCCGCTCCACTGACTCCTTCATGCTTGCCGACACTCCTGTCAGACAGCAGATGGACAACCTGccgccacctccacctcctccttatGAAGAAGACGATGTCCAAATGTAG